One Pyrus communis chromosome 4, drPyrComm1.1, whole genome shotgun sequence genomic region harbors:
- the LOC137732408 gene encoding non-functional NADPH-dependent codeinone reductase 2-like yields MAAATQIPEVVLGSSAGPKSMPVLAFGTAADNIQPDALKTAVIEAIKLGYRHFDTASIYGSEQTLGDAIKEALELGLVDSRDKLFITSKLWSNDAHPDLVLPALKKSLQNLQLEYLDLYLIHWPISAKPGKLVYPLVDLMPMDFKGVWAAMEESQRLGLTKSIGVSNFSSKKIETLLSFASIPPSVNQVYESILAMSPFWQQKKLRDFCKANGIVVTAFSPLGAIGSSWGTNHVLESKVLQDIAEARGKTIYCSGFVCIRWVYQVGTTLAVKSYNKERLKQNLHVFDWELSEDDLAKINQIPQKKMMRREELVSADGSSPYDSVEELWDGEI; encoded by the exons ATGGCAGCAGCAACCCAAATCCCGGAAGTGGTGCTCGGCTCCTCCGCCGGCCCCAAGAGCATGCCCGTCCTCGCCTTTGGCACAGCGGCCGACAACATACAGCCTGACGCATTGAAAACGGCGGTGATTGAGGCCATCAAGCTAGGCTACAGGCATTTTGATACAGCTTCCATATATGGCTCCGAGCAGACTCTTGGTGACGCCATTAAAGAAGCTTTAGAACTTGGCCTTGTTGATTCCAGAGACAAACTCTTCATCACTTCAAAGCTGTGGAGTAATGATGCTCACCCTGATCTCGTCCTTCCAGCTCTCAAGAAATCACTTCA GAATCTTCAACTGGAGTACCTTGACTTGTATCTGATTCACTGGCCTATCAGTGCCAAGCCAGGAAAATTGGTGTACCCATTAGTTGACCTTATGCCCATGGACTTCAAAGGGGTGTGGGCAGCCATGGAAGAATCTCAAAGACTTGGCCTCACCAAATCCATTGGAGTTAGCAACTTCTCTAgcaaaaagattgaaactttacTCTCTTTTGCTTCCATTCCTCCCTCTGTAAATCAAGTAT ATGAGTCCATTCTGGCGATGAGTCCATTCTGGCAACAGAAGAAGCTGAGAGACTTCTGCAAGGCCAATGGTATAGTTGTGACTGCATTCTCTCCTTTGGGTGCAATTGGTTCCAGTTGGGGCACCAATCATGTTTTGGAAAGCAAAGTGCTTCAGGATATAGCAGAGGCTCGGGGAAAGACTATTTATTGCTCAGGTTTT GTTTGCATTAGATGGGTATATCAGGTAGGGACAACTCTAGCTGTGAAGAGCTACAACAAGGAGAGGTTGAAGCAGAATCTGCATGTGTTTGACTGGGAGCTATCAGAAGATGATCTTGCCAAGATCAATCAAATCCCACAGAAGAAGATGATGCGTAGAGAAGAACTGGTTTCAGCTGATGGATCATCTCCGTACGATTCTGTTGAAGAATTATGGGATGGAGAGATTTAA
- the LOC137732051 gene encoding RAF-like serine/threonine-protein kinase PRAF has protein sequence MAGPSPDLTKVTNIKLLCSYGGKILPRYPDGKLRYLGGETRVLAVPRSISFSELSSKLTELCGPSVTAVSLRCQLPTEDLDALVSIKSDEDLVNLIEEYDRAASSANLKIRAFLSLIPAGRTTKSVSSPSSSSASAASTTSSSSSSSSSNNYFGAASGSTPRFPLPSSTPVDRCLRQMPLQPSPSTVPFQRSPSKVPHCANIYHACHGHRNNNPTGTTGSRLYLVHNGNHWQ, from the exons ATGGCCGGACCCTCGCCTGACCTGACCAAGGTCACCAACATCAAGTTACTCTGCAGCTACGGCGGTAAAATCCTCCCCCGTTACCCCGACGGCAAGCTCCGTTACCTCGGCGGGGAAACCCGTGTCCTTGCCGTTCCCCGCTCTATTTCCTTTTCCG AACTGTCGTCAAAGCTGACTGAGTTGTGTGGGCCATCCGTGACGGCCGTCAGTCTGCGCTGTCAACTGCCCACCGAGGATCTCGACGCCCTCGTATCCATCAAGTCCGATGAGGATCTCGTTAATCTCATTGAGGAATACGACAGAGCAGCCTCTTCCGCTAATCTGAAAATCAGAGCCTTCCTCTCACTCATCCCCGCCGGCAGGACAACCAAAAGCGTTTCatccccttcttcctcctcgGCCTCTGCCGCCTCCACGACTTCGTCCTCCAGCAGCTCCTCGTCGTCAAATAACTACTTCGGCGCTGCTTCCGGTTCCACCCCAAGATTCCCCTTGCCGTCTTCCACCCCAGTTGATCGTTGCCTTCGTCAAATGCCGCTGCAGCCTTCCCCGTCGACGGTGCCGTTTCAGAGATCCCCCTCCAAGGTTCCTCACTGTGCTAATATTTACCATGCTTGTCACGGCCACAGAAACAACAACCCTACTGGTACTACCGGTAGTCGTCTCTACCTGGTTCACAACGGCAATCACTGGCAATAA